The Bacteroides ovatus genomic interval CGGAACGCGCACGTATTGGTCGTGGGACTGGGTGGAGTAGGTGCTTATGCCGCCGAGATGATTTGCCGTGCAGGTGTCGGGCGGATGACGATTGTAGATGCCGATACAGTGCAGCCTACTAATATGAATCGTCAGTTGCCGGCCATGCATTCCACGCTGGGGAGGACGAAAGCGGAAGTGTTGGCAGCCCGTTATAAAGATATAAATCCGGCGATTGAGCTGACTGTCCTTCCTGTTTACCTGAAGGATGAAAATATACCGGAACTGCTGGATGCCGATAAATATGATTTTATAGTAGATGCTATTGATACGATCAGTCCGAAATGCTTTCTGATTTATGAAGCGATGAAACGTCGTATAAAGATAGTTTCCAGTATGGGAGCAGGGGCGAAGAGTGACATTACTCAGGTTCGTTTTGCCGATCTTTGGGAGACGTATCATTGCGGTTTGAGTAAGGCTGTGCGAAAGCGTTTGCAGAAGATGGGAATGAAACGGAAACTTCCGGTGGTATTCAGTACGGAGCAAGCCGATCCGAAAGCGGTATTGCTGACGGAGGATGAACAGAATAAGAAATCGACATGTGGAACAGTTAGTTATATGCCGGCCGTGTTTGGGTGTTATCTGGCTGAATATGTCATTAAACGATTATAAGGCTATTATGATAAAACTAGAAGGGATTACGAAGAGTTTCGGCTCATTACAGGTGTTGAAAGGCATTGATCTGGAAATCAACAAAGGAGAAATTATTAGTATTGTAGGCCCGAGCGGTGCGGGTAAAACTACGTTATTGCAGATAATGGGCACTTTAGATGAACC includes:
- a CDS encoding ThiF family adenylyltransferase, encoding MVKEKLMERYDWQQRTELLLGEEKMERIRNAHVLVVGLGGVGAYAAEMICRAGVGRMTIVDADTVQPTNMNRQLPAMHSTLGRTKAEVLAARYKDINPAIELTVLPVYLKDENIPELLDADKYDFIVDAIDTISPKCFLIYEAMKRRIKIVSSMGAGAKSDITQVRFADLWETYHCGLSKAVRKRLQKMGMKRKLPVVFSTEQADPKAVLLTEDEQNKKSTCGTVSYMPAVFGCYLAEYVIKRL